The Nesterenkonia xinjiangensis genome contains a region encoding:
- a CDS encoding MerR family transcriptional regulator — MSVSPLRKPKASVEDVDPATKHVFTISEVLRELQSDFPDLTASKLRFLEERDLVEPARTHSGYRKYCAADVERLRFILALQRDRYMPLDVIKKTMDALDAGEQPDDLPEAAPVGPREVTTEMAAQITGRIRPLTRKELRAQSGATRGMLDTLEKFRIIRADAEGTYSHHDLKAVKAVRVLARYGLEPKHLVNIRRSADNELDLIGRAMAPYAARKDAAARARVAESSKEMLQSLKDLRSSMMDTAVESLDKD; from the coding sequence GTGAGTGTCTCGCCCCTGAGGAAGCCGAAGGCGTCCGTCGAGGACGTCGACCCGGCGACCAAGCACGTCTTCACGATCTCCGAGGTCCTCCGTGAGCTGCAGAGCGACTTCCCGGACCTGACGGCGTCCAAGCTCCGTTTCCTCGAGGAACGGGATCTCGTCGAGCCGGCACGCACCCACTCGGGCTATCGCAAGTACTGTGCCGCCGACGTCGAGCGGCTCCGTTTCATCCTGGCTCTGCAGCGGGACCGATACATGCCCCTGGACGTCATCAAGAAGACGATGGACGCCCTGGATGCCGGCGAGCAGCCGGATGACCTCCCCGAGGCGGCGCCGGTGGGACCCCGTGAAGTCACCACTGAGATGGCCGCGCAGATCACCGGGCGGATCCGTCCGCTGACCCGGAAGGAACTGCGTGCCCAGTCGGGTGCCACGCGCGGGATGCTGGACACCCTGGAGAAGTTTCGGATCATCCGAGCCGATGCGGAGGGCACCTACAGTCATCACGACCTCAAGGCCGTCAAGGCTGTGCGTGTGCTCGCCCGCTATGGGCTCGAGCCCAAGCATCTGGTGAACATCCGCCGCTCAGCGGACAACGAGCTCGATCTCATCGGCCGGGCTATGGCGCCCTACGCGGCCCGCAAGGACGCCGCCGCCCGTGCCCGCGTGGCCGAGTCATCCAAGGAGATGCTGCAGTCCCTCAAGGATCTGCGCTCCTCGATGATGGACACTGCCGTGGAGTCCCTCGACAAGGACTGA
- a CDS encoding FHA domain-containing protein yields the protein MSTTPGAPDERENIAETTSISLPPADASAAQPRLTEDDREAIAALPQGSALLMAHSGANQGARFLLDKDVTTVGRHPEAEILLDDVTVSRRHLTFSRVDGGFELEDLGSLNGTYVNHDRVDRYTLRAGDEVQIGKFRLTYYAGSK from the coding sequence GTGTCCACGACGCCGGGTGCACCGGATGAGCGCGAGAACATCGCTGAGACCACGAGCATCTCGCTGCCGCCGGCTGACGCGAGTGCCGCGCAGCCGCGCCTGACCGAGGATGACCGTGAAGCCATCGCCGCCCTGCCGCAGGGGTCGGCGCTGCTGATGGCGCATTCGGGGGCGAACCAGGGGGCACGCTTCCTCCTGGACAAGGACGTCACCACAGTGGGGCGTCACCCGGAGGCGGAGATCCTCCTCGACGACGTCACCGTCTCGCGCCGGCATCTGACCTTCAGCCGGGTCGACGGCGGCTTCGAGCTCGAGGATCTGGGCAGCCTCAACGGCACCTACGTCAATCACGACCGTGTCGACCGCTACACCCTCAGGGCCGGGGACGAGGTGCAGATCGGAAAGTTCCGGCTCACCTACTATGCCGGCAGCAAATGA
- the gcvH gene encoding glycine cleavage system protein GcvH produces the protein MSTIPAQLKYSAEHEWIATTDTEGVVRVGITDFAQDALGDVVYVEHPETGSIVAAGDVVGEVESTKSVSDIYAPVAGEVVAINEALEADPGAVNSDPYGGGWLFEVKLTDAAALDSLLSAEDYESQVG, from the coding sequence ATGAGCACCATCCCGGCCCAGCTGAAGTACAGCGCCGAGCACGAGTGGATCGCCACCACGGACACCGAGGGCGTCGTCCGTGTCGGGATCACCGACTTCGCCCAGGACGCCCTGGGCGACGTCGTCTACGTGGAGCACCCTGAGACCGGCAGCATCGTCGCCGCCGGTGACGTCGTCGGTGAGGTGGAGTCCACCAAGTCCGTCTCGGACATCTATGCCCCGGTCGCGGGCGAGGTGGTCGCCATCAACGAGGCCCTGGAGGCCGACCCGGGTGCGGTCAACTCCGACCCCTACGGCGGAGGGTGGTTGTTCGAGGTCAAGCTGACGGACGCGGCAGCGCTGGACTCGCTGCTCTCTGCCGAAGACTATGAAAGCCAGGTAGGCTGA
- a CDS encoding response regulator, producing MVADVPGAAPEAPGGGESPPSASGSTPARVVVVDDQTLVRQGIRTLLDLAGIMVVSEASDGARGLEEILRTEPDVVLLDLRMPRHDGLWLLRRLREDGHEVPVLVLTTFDDDELVLEALRAGARGYLLKDVTVEQLSVAVRTLAAGGTLIAPSITGRLLEAIRSGPAPGGEGPAVIQELTERELEVLRLVAEGYANRQIAELVHLAEGTVKNHISTILQKLGARDRTNAVLRALHEGILG from the coding sequence ATGGTCGCTGACGTGCCCGGCGCGGCGCCTGAAGCTCCCGGGGGCGGAGAGTCCCCGCCCAGCGCATCCGGGTCGACCCCGGCCCGCGTCGTCGTCGTCGACGACCAGACTCTGGTGCGGCAGGGCATCCGCACTCTGCTGGACCTGGCAGGGATCATGGTGGTCTCCGAGGCGTCCGACGGCGCCCGGGGGCTGGAGGAGATCCTGCGGACAGAGCCCGATGTGGTGCTCCTGGACCTGCGCATGCCTCGCCACGACGGCCTGTGGCTGCTGCGTCGCCTGCGTGAGGACGGCCATGAGGTGCCGGTGCTGGTGCTGACCACCTTCGACGATGACGAACTCGTCCTGGAGGCGCTGCGCGCAGGGGCTCGCGGCTATCTGCTCAAGGACGTGACGGTGGAGCAGCTCTCCGTGGCTGTCCGCACGTTGGCCGCCGGTGGCACGCTCATCGCTCCGTCGATCACCGGCAGGCTGCTGGAGGCCATCCGCAGCGGGCCTGCGCCGGGAGGGGAGGGCCCTGCGGTGATCCAGGAGCTCACTGAGCGCGAACTGGAGGTGCTGCGGCTGGTGGCGGAGGGGTACGCGAACCGGCAGATCGCCGAGCTCGTGCACCTGGCCGAGGGCACCGTGAAGAACCACATCTCCACGATCCTGCAGAAGCTCGGGGCACGGGACCGCACCAATGCGGTGCTGCGTGCCCTGCATGAGGGGATCCTCGGCTGA
- a CDS encoding sensor histidine kinase — translation MSRRAEELSGGLILVMCAGIGILLLVAGERPLIPLPAWAALFGVSLAAVLVAASAPRSRALELGSYGAAVVTSWIVMGTMPQQGMLAVLLVVIAAVGTYVVSLRVTLTVVGLNCLVIAASMALHRADLVEASASTVFYLFIHLAAVFSSVALNRESRLRRELEQRTVELTAASVVLEAEARNAERLRISRELHDQIGHQLTVLNLELEAARHRAVAEAESHLVRAAGVAKELLADVRRTVGQLRAQGDLGVEEALRRIAAGAADLEVRVDVDPEVELDEEQTAALIRAGQEIITNTLRHAEAHELGITIAARDGRVTLQAADDGRGSPEIRPGHGLTGVRERIGHLGGEVAFEGRRGFQVEAWFPVSRDRVGHGR, via the coding sequence ATGTCACGTCGTGCGGAGGAGCTCTCAGGCGGTCTGATCCTGGTCATGTGTGCCGGGATCGGCATCCTGCTGCTCGTGGCAGGGGAGCGCCCGCTCATCCCGCTGCCCGCCTGGGCGGCGCTCTTCGGTGTGTCGCTCGCGGCCGTGCTGGTGGCCGCCAGCGCCCCGCGTAGCCGTGCGCTGGAGCTGGGCTCCTACGGCGCCGCCGTGGTGACCTCGTGGATAGTCATGGGCACGATGCCGCAGCAGGGGATGCTGGCCGTCCTGCTCGTGGTGATCGCCGCGGTGGGGACGTACGTGGTGTCGCTCCGGGTGACGCTCACGGTGGTGGGGCTGAACTGCCTCGTCATCGCCGCATCCATGGCTCTGCATCGGGCGGACCTTGTCGAGGCCAGCGCGTCGACCGTCTTCTACCTGTTCATCCACCTGGCCGCGGTGTTCAGCTCGGTGGCTCTGAACCGCGAGTCGCGGCTCAGGCGTGAGCTGGAGCAGCGCACCGTCGAGCTCACGGCCGCCTCTGTGGTCCTCGAGGCCGAGGCGCGCAACGCTGAGCGACTGCGGATATCACGAGAGCTCCATGACCAGATCGGGCACCAGCTCACGGTGCTCAACCTGGAGTTGGAAGCGGCCCGGCATCGCGCCGTGGCCGAGGCCGAGTCGCACCTGGTCCGGGCGGCAGGCGTGGCCAAGGAGCTGCTGGCAGATGTGCGTCGCACCGTCGGACAGCTGCGTGCCCAGGGAGATCTCGGCGTCGAGGAAGCCCTGCGCCGGATCGCCGCGGGCGCGGCTGACCTCGAGGTGAGAGTGGACGTCGACCCTGAGGTCGAGCTGGACGAGGAGCAGACCGCCGCCCTCATCCGCGCCGGGCAGGAGATCATCACCAACACGCTTCGACACGCCGAGGCCCATGAGCTCGGCATCACGATCGCCGCCCGGGACGGCAGGGTCACGCTGCAGGCGGCGGATGACGGCCGAGGCTCGCCGGAGATCCGCCCCGGCCACGGTCTGACCGGCGTGCGGGAACGGATCGGGCATCTCGGCGGCGAGGTCGCCTTCGAGGGACGCCGCGGCTTCCAGGTGGAGGCCTGGTTCCCCGTGTCCCGGGACAGAGTCGGGCATGGTCGCTGA
- a CDS encoding ABC transporter ATP-binding protein — protein MTRRTQHRTPPDSAPARLQSRGHSRELAVEARGLTKSYGTRRAVDGVSLGIRRGEVFGLLGSNGAGKTSTVEMIAGLRSPDAGEVRILGLNPWRDRTAVRQILGVQLQEAMLHGSLTCRELVRLYRSFYPDPLGTDQALSMVELTDKASTRFDDLSGGQMQRLSIALALVGDPSVVILDELTTGLDPRARRRIWALIESLQDRTVLLVSHAMDEVETLCDRLAILDAGQIIAEGTPEQIRQKAGADTLEDAFVTLTGGPITTEEDDDEH, from the coding sequence ATGACGAGACGAACCCAGCACAGAACACCCCCGGACTCGGCCCCTGCGAGACTGCAGAGCCGAGGTCACTCCAGAGAACTCGCCGTCGAGGCGCGGGGGCTCACCAAGAGCTACGGCACGCGCCGCGCGGTCGACGGCGTCTCCCTGGGTATCCGGCGCGGGGAGGTCTTCGGCCTCCTCGGCTCCAACGGAGCGGGCAAGACCTCGACCGTGGAGATGATTGCGGGACTGCGGAGCCCTGACGCCGGAGAGGTCCGCATCCTGGGCCTGAACCCCTGGCGCGACCGCACCGCAGTCCGTCAGATCCTCGGAGTCCAGCTGCAGGAGGCCATGCTGCATGGCTCGCTGACCTGTCGAGAGCTGGTCCGCCTCTACCGCAGCTTCTACCCCGACCCGCTCGGAACAGACCAGGCTCTGTCGATGGTGGAGCTCACCGACAAAGCCTCCACCCGTTTCGACGATCTCTCTGGCGGGCAGATGCAGCGGCTCTCGATCGCTCTCGCCCTGGTCGGCGATCCCTCCGTGGTCATCCTCGACGAGCTCACCACAGGGCTTGACCCGCGCGCACGACGGCGGATCTGGGCCCTGATCGAGTCGCTGCAGGACCGGACCGTGCTGCTGGTCAGCCACGCGATGGACGAGGTCGAGACCTTGTGCGACCGGCTCGCCATCCTCGACGCCGGTCAGATCATCGCCGAGGGCACCCCCGAGCAGATCCGGCAGAAGGCCGGAGCCGACACGCTGGAGGACGCCTTCGTCACACTGACAGGCGGTCCGATCACCACCGAGGAGGACGATGATGAACACTGA
- a CDS encoding ABC transporter permease yields MMNTETHSPGGTAAPADSSVRSGRRPGPLAWLLMVDAEARMVVRDTAGLVIPLGLPLLIMVMSGSAAAGESVGGGLTAMDVYVMPLVLVLVIATVAVINMPSFLASYRKFRILRRLAVTPASPMMVLVAQFVVSALQILLGLALAVGVAMIFFDASLPTHLLTALAVLLLVFAAMYAVGLVIAALAPTTNSAVAIGLVLFFGMGALGGLFGGMANLPDTLADIGAWLPFGAGVEGLQAAWLGESIDWQHWFSLGVTAVVGTGIATATFRWD; encoded by the coding sequence ATGATGAACACTGAGACCCACTCCCCCGGCGGCACCGCCGCACCCGCCGACTCGTCGGTCCGTTCCGGGCGACGCCCCGGGCCCCTGGCCTGGCTGCTCATGGTCGACGCCGAGGCCCGGATGGTCGTCCGCGACACCGCGGGCCTGGTCATCCCTCTGGGTCTGCCGCTGCTGATCATGGTCATGAGCGGCTCCGCCGCAGCCGGTGAGAGCGTCGGCGGAGGCCTGACAGCGATGGACGTCTACGTCATGCCGCTGGTGCTGGTCCTGGTGATCGCCACTGTGGCGGTCATCAACATGCCCAGCTTCCTGGCCAGCTACCGGAAGTTCCGGATCCTGCGGCGTCTCGCCGTCACACCGGCCTCACCGATGATGGTGCTGGTCGCGCAGTTCGTCGTGAGCGCCCTGCAGATCCTGCTCGGGCTGGCCTTGGCCGTGGGCGTGGCCATGATCTTCTTCGATGCCAGTCTGCCCACCCACCTCCTGACCGCCCTGGCGGTGCTCCTGTTGGTCTTCGCCGCCATGTATGCCGTCGGGCTGGTGATCGCTGCACTGGCACCGACTACGAACTCCGCAGTGGCGATCGGACTGGTCCTCTTCTTCGGGATGGGCGCGCTGGGCGGACTCTTCGGCGGCATGGCGAACCTGCCGGACACGCTTGCCGACATCGGCGCCTGGCTTCCCTTCGGCGCTGGCGTCGAAGGACTCCAGGCGGCCTGGCTCGGCGAGAGCATCGACTGGCAGCACTGGTTCAGCCTGGGAGTGACGGCGGTGGTGGGAACCGGGATCGCCACGGCGACCTTCCGCTGGGACTGA
- a CDS encoding ROK family transcriptional regulator — MQQLRRENAQRVLEHMWGSGAATASELMEVTGLTRATVLTLCKALVDEGWLTSAGTARRRGGHSTGRPALRYAFRPDAAYVIGVDAGQHGISAAVADLRANEVGRAHRRLDPEVLDPGFRRDEVDEAIDSALTAAAVEPERIRAIVLGVPAPVDLDGLSPGDANPFWQRMNPDLITLGDARGWPAIVENDANLAALAELRLSAEAPESSFAALLSGERFGAGIVMNGELVRQPRGRTGEMGFLDMVEGVGSSEGLGGLARRLARDALAEGRRDSSLAGVGADRVQAEHVFAAAHREDPLALEIVEDLAGRLARVCMLLGGLLDIDRVVLCGAVAPALGDLMDAVRRRLPENPYAPWLQVEASTLGADAVRAGAVRCAIDHVRAHALEV; from the coding sequence ATGCAGCAGCTGCGACGGGAGAACGCCCAGCGCGTTCTGGAGCACATGTGGGGATCCGGAGCGGCCACGGCCTCGGAGCTCATGGAGGTCACAGGACTGACGCGCGCCACCGTCCTCACCCTGTGCAAGGCGTTGGTCGACGAGGGCTGGTTGACCTCCGCGGGGACGGCCCGGCGTCGAGGTGGACACTCGACGGGGCGGCCCGCGCTGCGTTACGCCTTCCGGCCCGACGCGGCCTACGTGATCGGAGTTGACGCGGGACAGCACGGAATCTCGGCGGCTGTCGCCGACCTTCGGGCCAACGAGGTCGGTCGCGCGCATCGCCGTCTCGATCCAGAGGTGCTGGACCCAGGATTCCGGCGTGACGAGGTCGATGAGGCGATCGATTCAGCCCTGACCGCGGCGGCGGTGGAGCCGGAGCGCATCCGTGCCATCGTCCTCGGGGTTCCGGCCCCGGTGGATCTGGACGGACTGTCCCCGGGGGACGCCAACCCCTTCTGGCAACGCATGAACCCCGACCTCATCACTCTCGGTGATGCACGGGGGTGGCCCGCCATCGTGGAGAACGACGCCAACCTGGCCGCCCTCGCGGAGCTCCGCCTCAGCGCCGAGGCCCCCGAGTCCTCCTTTGCGGCGCTGCTCTCGGGGGAGCGTTTCGGCGCCGGGATCGTGATGAACGGCGAGCTCGTCCGCCAGCCGCGCGGCCGCACCGGGGAGATGGGCTTCCTGGACATGGTCGAGGGCGTCGGGTCGTCCGAGGGGCTCGGCGGCCTCGCCCGCCGGCTGGCCCGCGATGCCCTGGCGGAGGGGAGGCGGGACAGCAGCCTGGCAGGCGTCGGCGCCGACCGCGTCCAGGCGGAGCACGTCTTTGCCGCCGCCCACCGGGAAGACCCGCTCGCCCTGGAGATCGTCGAGGATCTGGCCGGACGGCTCGCCCGCGTGTGCATGCTGCTCGGCGGCCTGCTCGACATTGACCGCGTGGTGCTGTGCGGCGCCGTGGCCCCGGCCCTGGGAGACCTCATGGACGCGGTGCGGCGTCGGCTGCCTGAGAACCCCTACGCCCCCTGGCTGCAGGTGGAGGCCTCCACGCTGGGGGCGGACGCCGTGCGGGCCGGAGCGGTGCGCTGTGCGATCGACCATGTGCGGGCGCACGCCCTCGAGGTGTGA
- a CDS encoding glycoside hydrolase family 13 protein: MSTDTRAAAPEVRISGIDPHWWRQAAVYQIYPRSFADADGNGIGDLQGIITRVPYLAQLGIDAVWLSPFYPSALADGGYDVDDYRDVDPKIGTLEEFDQMVAALHAEGIRVVVDIVPNHSSDRHEWFRQALAAEPGSPERERYIFRDGTGPEGAEPPTDWTSIFGGPAWTRVPDGQWYLHLFAPEQPDFNWANPEVRADFLKTLRFWSDRGVDGFRIDVAHALTKDLTDPLPSEAELDAIPRDAGQHPIWDRDEVHEIYAEWRRVFDSYDPPRTAVAEAWVERHRRPRYASAEGLGQAFEFDLLTQEFDAAAFKDVVVDSLSLAAESGSSSTWVLSNHDVVRHATRYGLPPLPETVGTTEQDRKQGAAWVLAGAPEDQLDREKGERRARAATLFELALPGSAYLYQGEELGLHEVGDIPDEARQDPTFFRSPGVDKGRDGCRVPLPWSSTGLTFGFGSSSAHLPQPQWFADYAVEAQERVDGSTLEMYRAALHLRRELQTDETLEWIETGRDDVLAFRRPGGWVTVTNFGEDDAALPSGEVLLASSPLVGGRLPGATTVWLRESQS; the protein is encoded by the coding sequence TTGAGCACTGACACCCGCGCCGCCGCACCCGAGGTGCGAATCTCCGGCATCGACCCGCACTGGTGGCGCCAGGCAGCCGTCTACCAGATCTACCCGCGCTCCTTCGCCGACGCAGACGGCAACGGCATCGGCGACCTGCAGGGCATCATCACCCGGGTCCCCTACCTGGCCCAGCTGGGCATCGATGCCGTCTGGCTCAGCCCGTTCTACCCCTCTGCCCTGGCCGACGGCGGCTACGACGTCGACGACTACCGCGACGTCGACCCGAAGATCGGCACCCTCGAGGAGTTCGACCAGATGGTGGCCGCCCTGCACGCCGAGGGCATCAGAGTGGTCGTGGACATCGTCCCCAACCACTCCTCGGACCGCCACGAGTGGTTCCGTCAGGCACTGGCGGCCGAACCCGGTTCACCGGAGCGCGAGCGCTACATCTTCCGTGACGGCACCGGTCCCGAGGGCGCCGAGCCGCCCACCGACTGGACCAGCATCTTCGGCGGACCGGCCTGGACCCGAGTCCCGGACGGCCAGTGGTACCTGCACCTCTTCGCCCCAGAGCAGCCCGACTTCAACTGGGCCAATCCCGAGGTCCGTGCCGACTTCCTGAAGACGCTGCGCTTCTGGTCCGACCGCGGCGTGGACGGCTTCCGCATCGACGTCGCCCACGCCCTGACCAAGGACCTCACCGACCCGCTGCCCTCGGAGGCGGAGCTGGACGCGATCCCGCGCGACGCCGGCCAGCACCCGATCTGGGACCGTGACGAGGTCCACGAGATCTATGCGGAATGGCGCAGGGTCTTCGACTCCTACGACCCGCCTCGCACCGCGGTGGCTGAGGCCTGGGTGGAACGGCACCGTCGGCCGCGGTATGCCAGCGCCGAGGGCCTGGGGCAGGCCTTCGAGTTCGACCTGCTCACCCAGGAGTTCGACGCCGCGGCGTTCAAGGACGTCGTCGTGGACAGCCTCAGCCTCGCCGCCGAGTCCGGATCCTCCTCGACGTGGGTGCTGTCCAACCACGACGTCGTCCGCCACGCCACCCGGTACGGCCTCCCGCCGCTGCCGGAGACCGTGGGCACCACGGAGCAGGATCGGAAGCAGGGCGCTGCCTGGGTGCTCGCCGGTGCTCCCGAGGACCAGCTCGATCGTGAGAAGGGCGAGCGCCGGGCCCGGGCTGCGACGCTCTTCGAGCTCGCGCTTCCTGGGTCCGCCTACCTGTACCAGGGAGAAGAGCTGGGACTCCATGAGGTCGGTGACATCCCCGACGAGGCTCGGCAGGACCCGACGTTCTTCCGCAGTCCGGGCGTCGACAAGGGTCGCGACGGCTGCCGGGTCCCGCTCCCCTGGTCCAGCACGGGCCTCACGTTCGGGTTCGGCTCCAGCTCGGCCCACCTCCCGCAGCCGCAGTGGTTCGCCGACTACGCGGTCGAGGCACAGGAGCGCGTGGACGGATCCACGCTGGAGATGTACCGTGCGGCCTTGCACCTGCGACGCGAACTGCAGACCGACGAGACCCTGGAGTGGATCGAGACTGGCCGCGACGACGTCCTGGCCTTCCGACGCCCGGGAGGGTGGGTGACGGTCACCAACTTCGGTGAGGATGACGCAGCGCTGCCGTCAGGCGAGGTGCTCCTGGCCAGCAGCCCGCTGGTCGGCGGAAGGCTGCCCGGCGCCACCACAGTCTGGCTGCGCGAGTCGCAGAGCTGA
- a CDS encoding ABC transporter ATP-binding protein, translated as MASITLKNIVKKYDDGFPAVNDISIDIEDGEFVILVGPSGCGKSTLLRMIVGLEDITSGELLIGGERVNERAPRDRNLAMVFQNYALYPHLTVYENIAFPMRLAKGKFSDTEVDERVRNAAHMLELTDHLERKPANLSGGQRQRVAMGRAIVRHANAFLFDEPLSNLDAKLRGQMRAEISRLQRSLNTTSVYVTHDQTEAMTLGDRVAVLKKGELQQIASPRELYEQPANLFVAGFIGAPSMNFLPGTIEGSVLRSPVGDIELPEHTAAAGRDRDIVLAGIRPDFFEDAATLSEPQLSKGSTFAAELTHTEWLGNEQYVYVSYENDPRVAETMQTLAEEMDADELRTQLVVAVDATSRLRGGDSATLWVDSRRIHLFDPATGENLTRDAEAGEELTRLAREDRRRDAERAAQKNA; from the coding sequence ATGGCATCCATCACCCTGAAGAACATCGTGAAGAAGTACGACGACGGCTTCCCGGCCGTCAATGACATCTCCATCGACATTGAGGATGGGGAGTTCGTCATCCTGGTGGGGCCGTCGGGATGCGGGAAGTCCACCCTGCTGCGGATGATCGTGGGGCTGGAGGACATCACCTCCGGTGAGCTGCTCATCGGCGGAGAACGGGTCAACGAACGGGCTCCGCGTGATCGGAACCTGGCCATGGTCTTCCAGAACTACGCGTTGTACCCGCACCTGACCGTCTACGAGAACATCGCCTTCCCGATGCGGCTGGCCAAGGGCAAGTTCTCCGACACGGAGGTCGACGAGCGCGTGCGCAACGCCGCCCACATGCTGGAGCTCACGGACCATCTGGAGCGTAAGCCGGCGAACCTCTCGGGTGGTCAGCGCCAGCGGGTGGCGATGGGCCGGGCCATCGTCCGGCACGCCAACGCGTTCCTCTTCGACGAGCCGCTCTCCAACCTGGATGCCAAGCTGCGTGGGCAGATGCGCGCTGAGATCTCCCGGCTGCAGCGCAGCCTCAACACCACCTCGGTCTACGTCACCCATGATCAGACCGAGGCTATGACGCTCGGGGACCGGGTGGCGGTGCTGAAGAAGGGCGAGCTGCAGCAGATCGCCTCTCCGCGCGAGCTCTATGAGCAGCCGGCGAACCTCTTCGTGGCGGGCTTCATCGGTGCCCCGTCGATGAACTTCCTTCCTGGAACCATCGAGGGCTCGGTGCTGCGCAGCCCGGTCGGAGACATCGAGCTGCCGGAGCACACCGCTGCGGCGGGCCGAGACCGGGACATCGTGCTCGCCGGCATCCGTCCGGACTTCTTCGAGGACGCCGCCACCTTGAGCGAGCCGCAGCTCTCCAAGGGCTCCACCTTTGCGGCGGAGCTGACCCACACCGAGTGGCTGGGCAACGAGCAGTACGTGTACGTCTCCTATGAGAATGATCCGCGCGTCGCCGAGACGATGCAGACCCTCGCCGAAGAGATGGACGCCGACGAGCTGCGCACCCAGCTGGTGGTCGCGGTGGACGCCACCTCGCGTCTGCGAGGCGGCGACTCTGCCACGCTGTGGGTCGATTCTCGGCGGATCCACCTGTTCGACCCGGCCACCGGAGAGAACCTCACCCGGGACGCCGAAGCTGGGGAGGAGCTCACCCGGCTGGCGAGGGAGGATCGCCGGCGCGACGCCGAGCGTGCCGCCCAGAAGAACGCCTGA
- a CDS encoding carbohydrate ABC transporter permease codes for MAAPGKLTGRKRLGWTVLTVLVLVYALFPVAAILATSFKTPGDLGNNTFLPTTWTWANYEMIFVGNAQELFLTALRNSIGITLIATFIAVVLATLCAYAIARLDFPGKKIILGSALAVSIFPVISVVTPLFNLWRTIGLYDTWLGLIIPYLSLTLPISIWTLAAFFRQIPWELEQAAQVDGATQWQAFRRAIIPLAMPGVFTTAIIAFFIAWNDFVYGISLTSTEAARPVPAALAFFTGASQFEEPTGAISAAAIVVTIPVVVLVLLFQRQIVSGLTQGAVKG; via the coding sequence ATGGCTGCTCCCGGCAAGCTCACCGGCCGCAAGCGCCTCGGCTGGACGGTGCTGACCGTTCTGGTCCTGGTCTACGCGCTGTTCCCGGTCGCCGCTATCCTGGCGACCAGCTTCAAGACCCCGGGCGACCTGGGCAACAACACCTTCCTGCCGACGACGTGGACCTGGGCCAACTACGAGATGATCTTCGTGGGCAACGCCCAGGAGCTCTTCCTCACCGCACTGCGGAACTCGATCGGCATCACCCTGATCGCCACCTTCATCGCGGTGGTGCTGGCCACGCTGTGCGCCTATGCGATCGCCCGCCTGGACTTCCCGGGCAAGAAGATCATCCTGGGCTCCGCGCTGGCGGTCTCCATCTTTCCGGTGATCTCCGTGGTGACCCCGCTGTTCAACCTTTGGCGCACCATCGGTCTCTATGACACCTGGCTCGGCCTGATCATCCCGTACCTGTCGCTGACCCTGCCGATCTCCATCTGGACCTTGGCGGCGTTCTTCCGGCAGATCCCCTGGGAGCTGGAACAGGCGGCCCAGGTGGACGGCGCGACCCAGTGGCAGGCGTTCCGCCGAGCCATCATCCCGCTCGCCATGCCCGGAGTGTTCACCACGGCGATCATCGCGTTCTTCATCGCCTGGAACGACTTCGTCTACGGGATATCGCTGACCTCGACGGAGGCGGCCCGTCCAGTCCCTGCGGCGCTGGCGTTCTTCACCGGCGCCTCGCAGTTCGAGGAACCCACCGGGGCGATCTCGGCGGCGGCCATCGTGGTCACCATCCCTGTGGTGGTCCTCGTGCTGCTCTTCCAGCGGCAGATCGTCTCCGGCCTGACGCAGGGAGCGGTGAAGGGATGA